Genomic window (Aquimarina sp. BL5):
GTCCCCAATGAATGGGTATACGGCTACTCGCAAGATCCGAAACAACTATAGTGATAAGGATGTATCACGAATCCCAATAATCGGATTTACTGCTCAGAATGCAAAGGGAGAAAGGGAAAAATGCCTTAGATCTGGTATGGACGACTTTATCAATAAACCGTTTATACAAGAAGATCTCCTTAACAAGATCTACAAGCACATATCTCGTAATATCGACTAACATAGATTCAGAAAAGGGTTTATTTATTTACGCTAACAAATGTTTAGCGAATACGCTATTAAATAATAATAGAGTGTAAAAAAAGATTTTTTATACATTAAAACTTCCTTTTTTTACACTCTATTCTTTATACTTAAATCAAAAATGGATAAGTATTTTTTTGTAATAAAGTAATAATCTATCGATGTATCGCGTTACTACTTGCCGCAGGCAATTGAGAAATAAATTTTTTAAATGCTTTTAGGTCTACGACCAAGATTCCGTAAAAAATTTTCATACTTGTGTGTTTTAAATTAAATAAAAAATTATTAGTATCACTGAATTAATAAACTGACAATCAATTAAGTTTAGAGATATTAAAAATTAAATATTTCTTTTTCGTTGAGGACGAAACTAGCTTGAACTACCTAGTATTCATATTTTTAGATTAAATTTAAAAATAAAAAATCGATGAAATACACTTTATCCGATAAAGTGCAGGTTTGTGTTTTTTTAGGAGGTGGTGTAAATGTAAATCATTGTAATATAATGATATAGGTTCTTTTGTTGTTGTAGGGCTTATTTATTGATACATTAATTTTAGAAATTCTTTACGTGTTGTAAGGAATTATAAAAATGAACTCACTGCCTTCTCCTGATACACTTTTTACGGATATGGAACCGCCACTCTGTTCAATTAGATCCTTACATAGAACAAGACCTAGCCCTGTACCCATTTCTCCTGATGTTCCGGTTTGCGTGTCCACCGTTCTATCTTTAAATAAATTCTCTAATGTTTCGCTACGCATTCCTATACCATTGTCTTTGATTGACACCTTAACAGAATCCATCAAAAACTCTGCATTTATAGTAATAATTCCTTCATCTAAGGTGTATTTAACAGCATTGGCAAGTAAGTTTCTAATTACAAAGGATAACATATTCTTGTCTGCATAAATAACATAATCAGGATCTATATTATTATGGAGGTTTAGTTTCTTCTTTTTAGTCCTTTCTTCAAATAAACTTAATACTTCCTGAGTAATTTCATAAACATCTACATTAGATTTGGTATCCTGCATATTTGCTAATTGAGATTTTGCCCAATACAGCAAATTATCTAATAGTGTTTGTACTTTATTTAGTTCTAGTCGGACAACACCCGTATATTCTCTTAATTCTTCTTCGCTAAGGATATGTTGATCGTCATCAAATAATTGTAAAAGCCCATCTAGTGTAGCCAACGGTGATCTAACATCATGAGATATAATTGAAAAAATATTATCCTTTAGTTTATTAAGTTTTTTAAGCTCTTCGTGTTGTTTCGAAATTAAAAGTGCTTGGTTTGCTATCTCATCATTATTTTTTTTAATTTTTAGATAAGCACCTTGTAGTTTTAAAGTAGCACTTACTCGTGCCATAAATTCAAGCTTGTCAAAAGGTTTTTTTAGATAATCATGGACACCTGCGTCAAAACTTTCCTTCATTGATACTGCATCGACCTTTACTGCAGAAATCATTATAAAAGGAATATCTTTTGTTTTAGCTGATTGTTTTAATGCTTTCAGCAATTCTAAACCATTCATTTCTGGCATCTCCCAGTCTGATAAAATTATATCAGGTGTAATTTTTTCTGCTAATCCAAGAGCTATTTTTCCATTAGGAGCAGAGTATATCTTTTTTCCTAATTCCATCTCTTTTAATAACAGACTTATGTATTTGATATTATCAGGTTGGTCATCTACGACCAATATAGAATATTCCATATAGGTATTTATACTATTGTCTTTACAACTAATTCCTTAAGATAAGAAAAAGCATTTTCATCAAAACTAGTAAGGGTTTCCATCATCATTTGCTTCCATCGTTTAATATTTTCTGTTTCTTCTAAATGATCAAAAATATCAAACCATTCGCCTGTTTCATAAATGGTTAAGGTATTAATTTTTTCTGTAAATGGATGAAACAAAATTAAGTCTTCTTCTTGAAATTTTAAAGTATATAGAGGACTCCTATAATTACTACTTTCAGTTTCCCCTATATTTTCAACTAAAATCTTATCCTCTAGTTTAGGAAGGTTGAAATAGAATGAACTCCCTTTGTCAATTTCTGATGTTACCCAGATAGTACCTTTATGAGCTTCTATAGCCATTTTACAGAAAGTAAGTCCTAAGCCAGTAGAACGAGTACCACCAGAATCTCTGGCTTCAGCTTGTGAGAATTTGGCAAAGATGGATTGTAGTTTAAGTACCGGTATTCCTGCTCCATAATCTTTAATACAAACAATGATTTCATCAGAATTGTTTTCATTTATGTCTCCTAAAATTTCGATTTCACTATCAGTAGGAGAAAATTTAATTGCATTAGACAATAGATTCACAAAAACACGCTCAATAATATGTCTATCCACA
Coding sequences:
- a CDS encoding hybrid sensor histidine kinase/response regulator, with product MEYSILVVDDQPDNIKYISLLLKEMELGKKIYSAPNGKIALGLAEKITPDIILSDWEMPEMNGLELLKALKQSAKTKDIPFIMISAVKVDAVSMKESFDAGVHDYLKKPFDKLEFMARVSATLKLQGAYLKIKKNNDEIANQALLISKQHEELKKLNKLKDNIFSIISHDVRSPLATLDGLLQLFDDDQHILSEEELREYTGVVRLELNKVQTLLDNLLYWAKSQLANMQDTKSNVDVYEITQEVLSLFEERTKKKKLNLHNNIDPDYVIYADKNMLSFVIRNLLANAVKYTLDEGIITINAEFLMDSVKVSIKDNGIGMRSETLENLFKDRTVDTQTGTSGEMGTGLGLVLCKDLIEQSGGSISVKSVSGEGSEFIFIIPYNT